catctcttgagctgtttgcggactgcattccacgagctttctgtagagagctccgggcaggattccattttggaatgccgaaatgacaagtagatcgttgagatcatctacttgtaggcattccttgtggaatctcgtcatgaagtcgctgatcttttcgtcgcgaccttgacgtatagaaagcagctgagccgaagtgatccgggcttccgctttctgaaagaacctcctgtggaaagcatccattagatctcggtaagatctaatgctgccttgggggaggctatcgaaccaccttctcgcgttcccgataagcagctcggggaacagcttgcacatatggacctcattgagaccctggttcgccatgttatactgatagcgtcccaagaaatcatgaggatccactaacccgtcataagtcatcgacggagttcggtagttctgtggcaagggagttcgggtgatatcgtccgagaacggagtcttcaatgctccgtacatggcgaacccgacatctcttcggtatggaggagatggagatctcctgtgattccggtaccgaggaggaacaggaacatgtcggggttgaggattcttcttcctggaagacacggcactactgcggtagtgactttcatgtctggatgaggaaggagaatccaccgttttcgtcttcggctcttggctcttttgcaggaaggctaagaactcatcctgcttctcagccaagaacagcttgacagcctcattcaaatcaggctgctgggaagactcggtgtgtggaccttttgagcggcttgttccttcatcgtgaaaactggaagtagatgtctctcgaggctgttttccggacctgcgggttggactagcttcctcatggttttcacgaacggtattacgggtagtatgtgatctggtatgcattttttttttgggtggaaaaagggtcaaaaattcgctttatcacaaatttggttctctatgttcccacagacggcgccagtgatggtttggcgaatttttgatggtgatgaatgctggaaaatacagatcacgacacagagatttacgtggttcgatttactgaggtaaatctacgtccacgggaaggaAAGAGGgtagagttgtattgcttgatctgttttctacagcttacaatacagacttgctatatgatctattatgtctagagagcttctttagaacttaacccttttctatctgatctaagttctatttatacattgaactaagatcgtggcttgcatcaccactaatgatggttgtggatgtcgtggaggtcatggagatcctgcatgggtccactatcttgcatgagatcctgcatgagtccactatctctgtacttggtccactatcctgcatgtgatcctgcatgagttgactatcttccagttcggtcgaatactgagaccgaactgctgaactattacCGAGCAActttagccgatctgagagtagagcttgactggtcggcttttaccgagctgtaggctggggccgaactctttggtaatgccgaactgatactcttccttgggctttgggctgatgggccgtcactgctgttgggcttgtttagtccgtaccccatcacaaaCATTGCAACATTTGGGCTAATTTTGCAGATTATTTACTTCTTTATCTGATCTTCTTCAATGCAAGCTGGTCTTGTTATGCAAATATTGCAACATTTAGGCTAATTTAGAAGGTTCTCTCTACTTATCTACACTCACATTTCATAATCAAGTCTTTTTCATCCTCTCACCCCCGGTTTGCAGGCATCCGTGGCAGTAGCAGGGGCTGCAGTTGGAGCTAGTGCTCTAGGTGCTAGATACTTGCTAAGGGCATGGCAAGCATTCAACTCCAACCCGCGGGCCCGTAAATTTTACTATGGGGGGTTTCAACAAGCCATGAATAGGCGAGAGGCCGCATTGATTCTTGGAGTTAGGTAAAAAATTGTTTCTTCTCTAGCTTGATCTAGCCATGTTGAGGTTTCGTTGTTTCAATTAAAGATGGGATCTTTATATCTGATATCCGGCTTGATCTGTTCAGGGAGCACGTCACCTTAGAGAAAATCAAAGAGGCTCACAGAAGAGTGATGGTAGCAAACCACCCTGATGCTGGGGGCAGCCATTACCTTGCTTCAAAGATCAATGAAGCTAAAGACATCTTGTTGAAGAAATCAAAGGCGTCTGATTCTGCATTCTGATGGAATCTGCAATAACATGGAGAAATGCTCTGTGACACCATTTTTTCTGGTGCTGAATGATAATTGGCATTGATTTTGTGTTGGTTTCTACTACTTCGGCAGCTATCAGTTTGTGATTTGGAGATTTTGCGGAGTAGTAGATGTTAATgggaaattttattttttttgtttgtattgATAGAATGTGTAGGAGTTATTTGTACAGCTTAGAAAGTTGTATTTTCTCTTTGCTGTTTGCTCTATATTTCTGTGATCACTCATTGAAAAGTGATCATCATGTTGAAATTTGTGTGGTGGCAAGAAATTTAATTTAGTCGCCAAAACATATCAATGTAAgatattagagcatccataatcgtgctcttgccagcggcacggttgtgggcccgggcggtactattcatgcctgctctctggcaagagcacaacacccacaactgtgctcttccgcaaggacgaacacaattaatttaaaattcaattaaacaataacatttccataatattaaaattcatttaaaaaccacaataaatattacaaatgacaaataaaattaaacattacataattaaaatcctaaaaatgaaaaattacataattaaaatcctaaaaattaaaaaaaccactactcgttgccgaatttcgcacacatgtggttgattaggtcttcttgtagttgattgtggattcgagtatcgcgcattgtgtgtcttgtctcgatcctctggccaaccgtcgtatgctcgcctcggcgtgggggagacctcgctgttgagcttccggcttcgtcctcgtcgtagaagctagtcgccctcggcccttcgtcggctataatcatgttgtgtaatataatacacgtgaacatgatgtcggcgatattattcacgtaccacagccgagccggggccttcacaatgttgaatcgagcttgaaggaccccgaaggctctttcgacgtccttccgcgctgactcttgacgctgcgcaaaaagaacccggctcgggtcgtgcgggttgtggagcgtcttcacgaacgtcgaccaccttgggtagataccatcggcgagatagtaacccatgcagtatgtatttccgttgatggtgaagtcgatcgccggtgctacaccattcatcacatcattgaagagtggtgaagaatagagcacgttcaagtcgttgttggatccggcaacgccgaaatatgcatgccaaatccataggcgatagtcggcgaccgcctcaaggataagtgttgggccgccgcctttgtgaccgcttaagtgttgccccctccgagcagtcgggcaattcttccacctccaatgcatgcagtctatgctgccaagcattccgggaaagccatggactgattcgtgaagacgaagcaaccgttggcaatcatcggtggtgggtgcccgaaggaattcatccccaaaagcagaacgaacgccctcgcaaaaattctttaaacaaatgattccagtggactcaccgatatgcaaatactcgtcgaagatgtcggccgtttgcccagtaacgagttgtcggatggcacacgtacacttctgcaacgccgtgatactttgccggccggctgcatctacacctgtttgaaagtattcaacacgtgcggacaatgtgttgacaattcgcatgaacaagcgctttgacatgcgaaaacggcgcctgaagtaatctgccggaaaccgcggatggtcggcaaagtagtcggcaacgagcctttcgtgggctccctcccggtcacgatggatgtagcggcgatttgatatagtgcgttgaggaggatgagcgggggtattcaccgcgacatatgcttcgtaagcggcatgatgttgttcgtagtattcttgttcttcgcgctccgcttccgccatgagatgagtgaaatccatttgatgttttgagtgaaggttgaatgtgttgatagtttgtataagaattatgaatgagagatgaatgagagatgaattgatgtgataaatgagtgatgaatgtgtgtatttatagatgattttgggaaaaaaaataaaaaaaaaaaactcaaaaaaattcagaaaaaacgggaaaaaaacggccatatttttgggatttggaaaatattttttttattttttagcattatttataattaaataccgatttttttttaaaaaaagcttgaatgcaacggctacgccgttgcccaatcccgtgccgccacgtgtgcgtccgctggcacggacgtgctcgatacatcgagcagcgccgtgccagcggcggcgaCCCttctccttgccgctggcacggacggcggtggcgacgaccgccaccgctgcggatgctcttaggagtAATATGCAAACTTTCACCCATTCCAATTTTAAcatgaatttcaaaatttggcAAACTGTAAATTATGCCAgtgttttttaatttgttgCTAAATTAAtactgaattttattttataattataaaaattaatcaaattttgtatgttaattGACAATTTAAACACTGAGCCTCTTGACACAAGtgatacatatataaaaaaaacagtgACATATGAATTTCAATCGTCCTAATTTAAGCATGTATTTCAAACGTTTCACTATTTTATAATCATAAAATAAACGAAATTTTGTACTGCATCACTTGACAATTTAAAACACTTTTAACATGAATTTCAGAGTGTTTCACtattacaataataataaataaaaattagtgctacaattaaccaaaaatgaATAAActacaataaataaattttacacaatattattaatataaataaattttacatATCTTTTATCTGAACGCAGGCGATCCATTATTCTTTTTGATTTGTTTCAACAAAAATGAATTATTTCtaaataggagtactatttattctttttttttcttctcaactttattctctttttaatattttctctcaGTTGATTATTTTTCTACTCAATATATAAACCGAATCCAAATTTGCTTATTAAATTGCATGCACATACAGTCGCAGAGAGAGCTTGCAGAAGAAAAGCTTCTCTCACACACACCAACAAGAAATTACGCACACACACCAACAAGATAGGAAGCTACAAAGCTACTAAACCAAAGTCCAAGCATGATCAATGCAGCGCCGCCgtgtgatggagtacgtactaaacaagcccaacagcaataaagcccaagaaagagtatcagttcggcatgactaaagagttcagttcggcacaaccaaagagttcgaccccagcctacagctcggtaaaagccaaccgatcaaactctgctctcaggtcggcatcaagctctactctcagatcggcaaaagctgctcggcaataattcagcagttcggtctcagtattcgaccgaactgggagatagtggactcatgcagaacctccacgacctccactacacccacgatctatttagtggtgtcaagcagtcattaactcatgcaggatagtggacccatgcaagatcgccacgatctccacgacatccactacctagtaaatagctgcatgccacgatcttggtcctttgtataaataagAACCTAGATCAAATAGAGAGGGTTAGCTTCTAgacattctctcgatctctagagataaaatacaaaatagcaagtctgtattgtaagctgtagaaaacagatcaagcaatacaactctgccctcttttcttcccgtggacgtagatttacctcagtaaatcgaaccacgtaaactctctgtgtcgtgatctgcgtttttcctgcattcactaacatcaaattttcgccgattcatcactggcgccgtctgtgggaaacagagaaccaaatttgtgataaagcgagtttttgatcctcttctaccaaaaaaaaatgcataccagatcacataacacccgtgcctccgtccgtgataaccatgaggaagctaatccagcagcccgtaggcctggaaagcagcctcgtgaaaaatctacttccagttctcacggagaaggaacaagccgctcaaaaggtccacacaccgagtcttcccagcagcctgatttgaacgaggctgtcaagctgttcttggccgagaagcaggaggagttcttaaccttcctgcagaagagccaacagccggagaagacaacggcggattctccctcctcatccagacatgaaagtcactaccgcagtagtgacgtgtcttccaggagaaagaatcctcaaccccgacatgttcctgttcctcctcggtaccggaaccacaggagaacttcatctcctccgtaccgaagagatgtcgggttcgccatgtacggagcattaaagactccgttctcagacgacatcacccgaactcctttgccgcggaactaccggacaccgtcaatgacttatgacgggctagaggatcctcatgacttcttgggacgctatcaatataatatggcgaaccagggtctcaatgaggtccatatgtgcaagctgttccccgagctgctcattgggaacgccagaaggtggttcgacagccttcctcaaggcagcattagatcctaccgagatctaatggatgctttccaccggaggttctttcagaaagcggaagcccggatcacttcggctcagctgctttccattcgtcaaggtcg
This genomic interval from Salvia splendens isolate huo1 chromosome 13, SspV2, whole genome shotgun sequence contains the following:
- the LOC121761198 gene encoding mitochondrial import inner membrane translocase subunit TIM14-2-like → MASVAVAGAAVGASALGARYLLRAWQAFNSNPRARKFYYGGFQQAMNRREAALILGVREHVTLEKIKEAHRRVMVANHPDAGGSHYLASKINEAKDILLKKSKASDSAF